CGCTGAAAATCCTGCTCCAAATTCAATGCCTTTAACTGCGCCTATGGACGTAACGGCCTTTGCAAGCTCCGCATCAAGCTTATTAAAAACAGGCTCTCCTAAGCCGGGATAAACCCCTTTAATGACACATTCGCATACGCCGCCTACGCTATCCATATCTTCCATAGCTTTTTCGAGATATTTAGCCGCTTCAATATATGCTTCATTATCCGGCATAACAAATGGATTGTCAAACCGTTTTGAAATATCCATACGGCTTCTGTCTACCTCAATATCTCCTAAGGATAAAGTATAGGCAGAAATATCTATATTAAACTCATTTAATATTTTTCTTGCCACAGCTCCAGCAGCAACCCTCGCGGTAGTTTCTCTACCTGAGGAACGGCCGCCGCCTCTATGGTCTCTTATACCGTATTTGGAAAAATAGCTGAAATCAGCATGGCCTGGACGAAAGGTTTCAGCTATTTCAGAATAATCTTTTGAACGCTGATCTTCGTTAAAAACCATAATCGCAATAGGAGTACCTGTAGTAATATCATTAAATACCCCTGAAAGGATTTGGCAGCTATCTTTTTCAGAACGCTTTGTAGCATATTTTGAAGCGCCGGGCTTCCGTCTGTTTAAGTCTTTTTGAATATCTTCTTCCGTAAGCCTAAGTCCTGCCGGGCAGCCGTCTATCACAACGCCTATTGCTCTGCCGTGGCTTTCGCCGAAGGTCGATATTTTAAATTGGCTTCCGTAAATAGAACTCATATAAAATCTCCTTAATCAATTTTTTAAATTTTAGCATTTTATAAGACTATAAACAACATTTTTTTGCATAATTAATCAAAATCATGATTTTGATTAATTTGAAAGGCATATTGGGCCATATTCGTATAATTTGATATAAGAAGACTGCGTTTTGTGCCGTTTATGAACATATTTACCGAAGATAAATAATATAGAAGGAAGTTTCATTGATACAGTAAAAACCATACATTTTAAATAAGGCTCCATTAAGGAAGCATATTTTAGAAAAAATAAAAAGATTAATTATCTGGGCATTTCTGGAGAAGTTATGGTATAATGTGAATGTCTTCTCCCTTGAAGGGAGAAGGCATTCATGAGTAATGAGTATATTTTGCAAAGCGAAATGTACGAATGCTATTC
This is a stretch of genomic DNA from Anaeropeptidivorans aminofermentans. It encodes these proteins:
- the aroC gene encoding chorismate synthase; translation: MSSIYGSQFKISTFGESHGRAIGVVIDGCPAGLRLTEEDIQKDLNRRKPGASKYATKRSEKDSCQILSGVFNDITTGTPIAIMVFNEDQRSKDYSEIAETFRPGHADFSYFSKYGIRDHRGGGRSSGRETTARVAAGAVARKILNEFNIDISAYTLSLGDIEVDRSRMDISKRFDNPFVMPDNEAYIEAAKYLEKAMEDMDSVGGVCECVIKGVYPGLGEPVFNKLDAELAKAVTSIGAVKGIEFGAGFSAPKLKGSSSNDGFLFSDGKVSKYRNNAGGILGGISDGSDIIFRAAFKPTPSIAQKQKTINTSMENIEISISGRHDPVIVPRAIVVVEAMAAIVITDMLLLNANSKMEYLKKIYL